GAGGGTGCCAAGGTTGAAAGGTGGAAAGATGGGAGTATTTGCGACTCGATCACCACATCGTCCATGTCCTATTGGGCTCACTGTTGCAAAGGTAAACTCAGCTACAACCTCGCTTAGATCTTGTGTGTGAAAAGAAGTAAGCATTTGTTCCCCAGACTCTTCTTCAACTTGATTTTGGAGTGATTGATCATTTAACTTTTGAAAGCTCACATAAACCTCAAATACTTATTGCATTTCCTTTCATACTCATTTTTTCTACAATTAAATCATCCACATGAAAATCTTAAGCCGTTTAACATCTATGTTAAAAACAATGATTCAAAAAGGTCATTAAAAATTACTATAGAAGGACCACTTGAGTCTAGCTTAAGTGGTTGGGTATGTGTATTGCGTGTAATGGGGTTCAAACCACAGGTAATTTAACAAAATGAGTAACTACCATCtatttctcatttatttattatgttttcttcaaaggaaaaaaaaacaatttactAAAGAAGGGAGTGTAAGCTTTTAGCCATTTCTTAACTCTTGGTCTAACTGAGTTGATGAAATTTGAATCAACCTGAgtgaattaaattttttattttgaagttgTTAAATCCAATTGCTCATTTTTTATACAAAGGCTTACTATTTGATTACTGATTCAGCATGTGAAGTCCCTTCCCCTCTATTAGTTTGAGTGAACTATGTCTCTTCAGAAGGAATATGATGAATAAAACAAAATTTGACCCTGTTCTTTTAGGTTGAGGCAGTGGGAGAGCATATGATGCTCCTCTCTGGTGTGGATCTGGTTGATGGCacagtaagttttcaaatttaaTATGTACTAGCTCTAGCTAGTAGCTGAATATGCCTGAACTCCTCTGCTTTTTGTGGTTTTGTTTGCCAACTGAATGTTTTCCACAGAGCTCATATATAATTTATGACATCACTCATGACTCATCTTGTTTTAATTTTGTCAACAGCCGGTACTTGATATCAAACCTTATCTTCCCTTCTGTGATAGCGTCCAAGACACAAGTCTGCCTGAGTGGTTGATGGTATGACCTTATTGTTTTTGAGCCTATTATAACTTTAGTTAGAACGTTTACAAGTCTATTGATATTCCTGTGAAGTATAGCTACATGTTTCTGCCTAAGTGctgcttttttttattattattattcagtGTCTACTGTTACAAAGTTCAAACGATTTATTAGCGTACACATAACTTTCTCGGTAATTATATTTCCTGGCTTGCACAGGGGGAGAATTTATTAGTAGCAGCTTCTGTTAGCTTTGCCGAGGGCTTCAGTTCCACACTTTCTGATTGCTGGGAAAAATCGGTATGTAATCTAATACATACTTGCTAATTGGTCACTGTGACTTTTGTTTGATTTGGAAGGTTCTGTAAATTGTGAGAAAACTCACAATTCTGTTTATTATAAATAGTCAAGTTTGCATACCCTTATtcgatttcttctttttttcctaAAGCCATATTGTATTCTTGGTAGAATGTCATATTTGTATTGTTTAAGAGTAATAACTCGTGGTAGTTTGAAGCTTCTACTCATTACTTCCTGACTTAATAACCGACAAGTTGAGGCAGTTTAATCTGATTTGGACCTGAAAATTGATTACAAACACTTGATCTTCACATATTCTTCCTAACATCTCTTATAAAGTCTATATTTTTCCTGTCTGTTACAGTAAATTAAGAACATGTGGAAAAGAACTTTATGACCAAACTTTAGAAAGCACTAATTTACATTTGATTTCAATCTTTATTCTATCGATTGAACGTTTATATGGTTTGTTCTAGGGCAAGAATTCACTCTATGCTTCGCCAGATGAGTTTCAAAGCTTGATAAGGCAAGTTCTGTCATGGGATATTCGATCAGTGGCTCAACGCAATCGGCCTCACAATTCTTTTATTAGAACAGAAAATGATGAACCATTGGAAAGTCCTTCTGATTCCGAGGATCATAAAGATGAAACAGCTCATAACCATGGAAGTGAACAGGCTCCACTTTCTTCTGAGGATGTAATTTATCACTTGATCTTGGAAGGATTGAATGTTTCATACAGAATCGATCCCAACGGCAATGTCACCGTGGAGAAAGTCTCACCATCACCAGCCATCTCTAAAAGCAACCAAAACCGCTCTAATTACCTCACATGGAGAGACAAGTTAAGCTAACCCACCAATATCTCTTGTTggatttctcttttttttttttgttacaatAGTGGAGTTTAGGAAgacaaaaaaattgaaagaaggaaaagaaaaaaaaatgcataCTTCATAAAAACTTTCAAGTTTTTTCTATTTGGAAACTAAAGTCACTTCCATACTCAATGATTGTATGGTGAAAGTCCAACTACTGAGCAGAATAGTAAAATGGAAAGAGCCATTTGCATATTTTGTTCTGTGGTAGTTATAATTGACAGTTGAATGGTTATATCAATCtgatcttttatatatatatatatatatatatatatatatttaatgattTCTATCAGGTAAAACATCAAATTCTGTGTCATGAACAATCATGAGTATTGAAAATTTAGCTTATATGATATAATTATGGCAATTGTACACTCATAAAAAATTGGAATATGAATGACTACTAATACTATGgtatttttatttgtaaaagtAGCTTTGTATGGTGAGGAATGGTATTGGTAATGAACATTAGATTACACCTCACTCAAACATAGTAAGTATGAACTATAATAAGACCTAAATTTGCTTAATaatatttatggttttttttataAGTAGATTTGTTTATTGAAATTTTTGCAAACAATCTTGTTCAATGATAAAATAAATGTGTATAACATTAATTACATTTTGAAGTCTCGACATGAACAAAAGAGAAGATATATAATGAAAGTTGAAATATTATTCATTAGACCTTTTAAGAAAAAACTAATATGCAATAATATTTTACTAAATTTCATAATAACTATTTTTGGCATTAAAGACACTTGAAGTATACTATCAGTGTAAATTGTCGGTGGTGCTTTCCCCACCAAATACAAATAGTATGGGTCAAGATGGAATAATGGGTTATATGAAAATTGGAAGTTTTGTTTGGGCAAATGCCAGCTATCTAAAACCTAGGACTGTAGGGCATTGTAGTTTGAAGGCCTCAAATGATATAAAAGATATGAACTTGGGTTAGACACAAAACAACGATGTTGTGGATATTGCCGGATTTAGATGTGTAACATGAAGGCACACCACGAACAAACTAATTTGAAAGTAAAAACTGTAAAATATTTGAATTAAGCCTGATAAATTAAAGTGTAACTTTGAGTATTTATTAGTAAatgtttaaattttaataattataattaattttaatataaacGTATGTAAAATAGTGttgaaaatttataaaaataattgaaattataattaaaaaaaaagcatTTACCTTAATAAATAGCACATcaactatataaaaaaaagaggtttttttttttagtaaagtaATAATAATATAGGTTTATAAACGAACCCAAATATGGCCCCAACTCAAAGTGCTGTAAATGTGGGCCAGTCCAGTCCGGCCCACATTTTCATGGGTTCAAATAATTTGGGCTGGGTCAGTCTATATTTGAAAGAGCAAGCCTAGCACAGTTTATGGGCCCGGCCCATGTCGGGCCCACTTttttattgccaaaaaatgtgaagaTAGAGAATTGAACCATCCATCTCTTCTTTAAGAATCAATGGACTCACCACCAATCAAAatatatttctttgtttaaattatagttttagatatttttatatactttttaacaatactttacacaaaattatatcaaagataattattagaatttgaatacctactaataaatgctaaaaaatttaactcacaattcttaaaataaattaatataataataaaaatataaacattgagaaaaataataaatttttattatcattttaatttatagataattgacaaatacaaagttattatcattattaatatcAAAATATCAGGTTTTTATCGTGTCGTACTTTCGGGCTAATTTATTCGTGCTTTTGTGTCGTACTTTTGAGTTTGTTGTGTTGTGTCGTGCCGTACAAATTTTCAATTCATGTCGTGCCTGATCCATGCTCATATTTTTTCGTGCTATATCGTGCTCGTGCCTCTCGAACTCGTGCCGATTTCGTGCCGTACTAGAAAACTCAACTCGTATTTACAGCTGTAACTAAACAAGTCAACTTGTCCATGGTAGGACCTGAGCTATAACTCATTGCTGAGTCGACCTACATTTACAACTATGTAGAGGTGCTTTAGCCATACCCAAGGATCATTCACTCTGAGATGGTCTCTTTGGTCCTAGAATGACATAAGTGGTAGTGGACTAGTTGCCACATGCACGATAATAATGCCAAGAAGCACCGTACCATGATTCATGGGAATTCGAACAATGACTTGTCCAACGTAAAAAAAAATAGGTGCCTAAACTGGAGGGAAGAAAAGCTTCAACCATTTACTTATAAAAGAAGTTCAATCACCATATTTATTCAAAGTTGAAGCTTCAACTCCAAACTCACTATATACTTTTAATCTAACTGCCagcattttttattaatttattataccAAAAATCATTATTTAACTATATTATTGGACAGTGAAGTAGCTAGTAAAATTAGTGctaaaaaatgaaaaattatattTCTGCCTCCCAAATAAATTTGTGGACTTGATTGATTGACCCCTCAATTAAAAAATGGTGGCTATGGGAAAACAATTGGCAAGTATGAAACCAGTACCTACCAACCTCCCAAGATATTTCACCTCTTGGATGTAAGGTTGGAAAAGAAGGTTAGAGTTGACCCACAAGCCAAAATTTGAGTTCATTCTCTTTTATAGAATTGAGACAAAATATTGCTCCAAAAATATACTATTAAGCATATTAATGTTCCCTTTCAATAAAAAGACAAGCATCTTATTGTGTTATACAATTAATGCATAGCAATGATGGTTACTACATCTGAAGACAAAAATCTAACTTTAAAAGCAAATGTGTATTATTTTTGTAACATTATAATCTAATATGAAGTTTCTTCCAAAgacttatttaaaaaaatatatattttctcatAATATTTGTCCACATTCACATTTTCATCCCTGGTCCTGATAACATTTTAAGGTTTATGTCAATGTCAAAAAGAAATAGTTTTGGCATAGTCACTTTGGAAAAAAATTCTTTCAATTTAGTAAAATAGGTCACTTGGTCATAAGAATTGTGTAgatgaataaatatatataataatatatataatatcttgtaGTTATTATTTGGGTGGAAGTTGCACTACCAACCAAGCTCATTAAAGCAACCAATAATGATAAATGTAATACTACAATATATAAAGATGGTTGTTATTTCGCATTTTAAAGTATACAATACCACATGAGgtgatattttataattagttagcgatattttataataattattaaattaaaatatatcatATCTAATATTAGATTACACTAATAATAATATGCTACATTTTTGTAGTGTTGAACACCATTAATATCCTTTACCAATTCTCATATATAAATGTAATGGGACGTACATTTCCACCTAAGAAAACAACCTCAATTAATTCTAATTAAGAGGAAACTTAATCAATTAGGTTTTTGTCTATTAGCACACAAATGACATGTCAaaattgtccaaataattatatcaatacttttttagatttttcttattttataaataaaaaattaatataaagtCTTTTTTCTTTGTCAGATGATAATATAAAGTCTTAATTAACTTGTTTTGTGGGCAATGGAATAATGTGCTTGGCTTGCTATGGTTGACAATGACAGTTTTTTTTTGGGAGAATTTTGTCACTTTTTGTGTAGAATTGCAGAATTAATACCTTGGATTGGCTGAGAAACTTAGCTATCATTCATGTGAATAAGGAAGGGTATTATTGTAATTgcgtattttttttatatttatttgaagAAATAAACAAAGAATTGGACAAAGAAAGAGTTAATTGGCCAATACTCAATTTCACAAACTTAGAAGAGAATCAAAGTCATCCACCGCGTGGACCCATTTTGTTGTTTTTATAAAGAAAGAATTTTCCATTATAATGTCTGCCCTTTCTTTGTAATATAATTACCAAATTGCCACTGtattgttgggggagagtgaagCTTCTACTTTTATTATTAGAAATATATTTGGCTCAATAAAGTTAGTTAAATTCTCTATTATACACTAATAATAATCTGCTGTGTTGGAAGTACATGAATAATAATAGAGTGATGGCAATGACTTTTTGGTTTGGTGGGAGGACTATTGGTAATAATAACATTAGATACAAtcacaaattatatataataaagtagatggtgaaaatatatttttttaatggtattttgtaaaataatatatatattttacaaaatgatTTTTGTGATCAAATGTCGATTATTTTGGATAGAATGTCAATTCTGTTAGATAGAGTATTATGTGTATTGCAAATGTTGTTTTGCAGTAATTTATCATacatatttatttagttttatttataaaatatattaatttatttttattataatattttaattgtcatataaaatttaaataaataaactgtcatatatacatttttttttaaaaaattaattaaaaatgataaGTTTTTAAATCACAAACAATCCTACTTACCTCTATTCAAGATACAAAATATTCGATTATGCTATTCTTAAAAACACACTAagtgattgaaaaaaaaaacttgtttattcttAATAGAACTTTCATATATAGTTACATAGCCACATGTTTTGTACACATGACATTTATATATAATGCAtttataaataaatgataaaaatagaattatgtataaaatattattataatagtgatattttataatatttgaattatattaatataattattaaatatttagtgtatcttatttttaaatttacttTAAAAGTGTATtcagttaaatatttataaaattctattaaaattgacaataaaataaaaatcagttTAACTAAAATAAAATCTGTTAAATAAACAAAGATATATAAAAGAAAACTATTGTGAAAGTAAGTATAATACAAAGTTATTTTGGCAAAGcaccctatataatataatttgagGCATGATCTCTTAGACTGAGAAATCAATTAGTGAGTTAATTAAACACAATGAATCTTACTATGAACTTCGACAATTTCAGTGTTGATAAAATTGTGTTCAAAAGGAGATTCTATGTTGTCATTGACTTAGCTCAGAACTAACTCTCCCACCACGATTATTTGTTAGTACTGCCACAACCATAATttgtgtcatatatatatatatatatttatatatataaatgataatttttcaaTAGGGACTTCAGTGTATGCTCTATCAGTAGGATTGTCAGTGTTTTTCgatccgtgaatagttttcggcgcgacttttttttatgaccgtgtatattgtagttatttagagcatcctgcaaattttcagaaaatttcgaatagtttacaataccgaaaactaggttcaaacgtGTTATTTTCCactcgtataaaaaaaattagtcactcgtgtaacaatatgtttgaacctagttttcggtactgtaaattattcgaaattttctgaaaatttgcaggatgctctaaatagctacaatatacacggtcataaaaaaaaatcgcgccgaaaactattcatgggttgtaaacactgagagccctaccgatagggcttaaagtgaagcccctataggagaattcccctatatatatagaCAATTCTTTTATATGgatttcactttaagccctaccggtggggtcTCCGTGTTCTCgatctgtgaacagttttcggcgtaatttttttttatgaccgtatatattgtagctatttagagtatcaacgcgatttttagaaaattttgaatagtttatagtaccgaaaactaggttcaaacatattgttgcacgcgtgactaattttttttatgcgtgtgaaaagcaacatgtttgaacctagttttcggtactgtaaatcattcagaattttctgaaaatttgcaggatgctctaaatagctacaatatacacggtcataaaaaaatcgcacaGAAAATTATTTActggtcgagaaacactgaaaatTCCACCGATGGGGCTTAAAATGAAaccctataaaaaaaaatacgTATAAATTGAATATGAGAAAATTATATAGATGAGACTAGTGATTTAGCAATTTGATTGATTCTTTTATTAGTGTTATTTTAAATGTAGGTGTGGCTCAATTGGATAAATGTAGAATTAATTGATGGGTCTGATTAACTGAGACATGGTATGGAAACTTAATAATAATAGATATACAATGTCTGATATATGATACAGTTAATATATAAAAGATACCATGCATCTATCTACAAAGTATTAATGTTCCATACTTAGTCATGGCTAAAGAAAAATTGAACACTTATTTGGGATACAAATATCTATAGATACTACCAACACTTAGCAAAAATGGTACTAGTGGTCCTTTGTTTTTagcaaaaaataaaacaaataaaggGTAGTGGTCCTTCTAGATCGAAATGTATCATTAATGTAGGATATAAAATTGGTGGGCAAGAAAATAAATTGAAAAGTTGAatacacatacacatatatatatatatatatgtatagtaaTGGTAGTGGCTGAGCTAGATATGAATAATGTAATGTTCATCCCCATATCATTATGATCTATGTTCCAATCCAGCTCACTCACATAATAATGTTCCCCATATATACATTCTCATTTAAATCATCTATCTTTAACATCAATGTttgtaatatatataatataagtgctagcaatatttatatttttttatactcTTATGAATAAATGTTTGACATGTGAAATTAACTTAAATAGTTCACATTTTAATCCTATGTTATTTGTGGAACCTATGTGtcaaactatatatatttataaagtaTTTAACACTTTTCATATACATATATTGTTTATAAAATATTAGTCATATAGGGCAATAGAAGCAATGGCGACCCTTATTAGAAGAGTTAGCAAAAGTTAGGAAAAAATGTGGAGATAACTTTTTAGGTTGGGATGTCTATTGCAAATCATACACACATAAAAATGtttaatatattatttgatttgTATCCAATAATGATTTTATAGCTCGCTTAATAATGTGATCTATTTTATAGGTAATTAACCTTAAGTAGCTATCAATAATTTAACTAGACATGTCTCGGAAAAACTCGTTctcgaatttttttttctttttcttttatgagTTTGTTCCCTTCTGGCCAGGGCAGCTGTCATCGGTCCTTTGACCTGGCGGAGGAGTGTTGCTTTTTGACGTGGATATGGAGGCGCAACGAGCTAGATTTTTGCATCCTATCGAGTTAGTTGCGCATAAGGGTTTAGGGAAGTTGGACAATGTTATCATCGACACCGAAAGGTTAGGGGTTCTCTGCTGGTGATTCGATGGGGTTTTTGTCGGACCTAGGGATCTATGGATCCTTGGGATGTGTTGGTTTGAGGGGTTAGTGGAGGTGTGAGTTTGGCTCTATTGTGGCTGGTGCTGTGGGTGGTGGGGCCATGATGGTGGAAGTTGCTCTGCTTTCCATCCCATGGGGCAGTGGGTGGTGGTGGATCTGTTCTCCTCAACTCTCTCCGGGTGGTTGGCTGCTGAGTGGTGGTGGATTGGCGTGTAGCTCGGGTTTTGTGTTTGGTGATTATTTCATATATGCTTATGTTTTgtttgttgtctttgttttgttttattttgttgtttatcTTGTTTTGTGTTGTTGTAATGATGAGGTTTATCTCCTTGTCTTATGAGGACCTTAGCTGTTTATGTTGTTTTTGCATGACCTTATCCTGTCTAATTCATTTTTGGATAGTTTTGCCAATTCGGTTTGGAGCACCGTCGCataatttttaggttttaaaaataCATCTATCCTTGCTATAAGCTTGGTCAAGGTATTATCGGTCCTCCCTTTAGGGTTTTATTATGAGTTTGTGCTTGGTGGGGTTAGTGTTGTTCATTTTTTACAATCGCTCCATATTTGTAAACAACTTAGTTTGCAGTATTTGAGTAATCTTTATTGTGAGATTTGTGCAACTTTAATTATGCCTCACTTTTGGACCATGTCTGTTGAATCTTTGTTTGAATGAAAGTTCTTTCTGTTAGAAAAAAATTTAAAGTAAAAAATAATGACACCTACTTTTAGAATAATCTAAGTGTCaagaattaaaag
The Humulus lupulus chromosome 6, drHumLupu1.1, whole genome shotgun sequence DNA segment above includes these coding regions:
- the LOC133783066 gene encoding uncharacterized protein LOC133783066 — translated: MAMAIGTDSKWVSAYLALAIAALSASTTAFSVILWKRKSRLLETKIRELQNSLNSSLDNCAAERQGRIRAQQALRNTLAQPKLENTELTSYPMTPIGTIQSCFSTRNGTPRQPLLVPLARACLVFDSSRVPPASLEGLGDYSHCWILYVFHLNTDLDKLWKHPSKSKFKAKVRVPRLKGGKMGVFATRSPHRPCPIGLTVAKVEAVGEHMMLLSGVDLVDGTPVLDIKPYLPFCDSVQDTSLPEWLMGENLLVAASVSFAEGFSSTLSDCWEKSGKNSLYASPDEFQSLIRQVLSWDIRSVAQRNRPHNSFIRTENDEPLESPSDSEDHKDETAHNHGSEQAPLSSEDVIYHLILEGLNVSYRIDPNGNVTVEKVSPSPAISKSNQNRSNYLTWRDKLS